Proteins from a single region of Verrucosispora sp. NA02020:
- the pyrR gene encoding bifunctional pyr operon transcriptional regulator/uracil phosphoribosyltransferase PyrR: protein MAYPSAAHSSPPRQPSVKVILTSADVQRVVDRIAHQILEKTQGAGDTVLLGIPTRGAPLARRLAARISAFEDVSVPVGVLDITLYRDDLRRNATRAVGPTQLPAGGIDGMRVVLVDDVLFSGRTVRAALDALGDLGRPSSVQLAVLVDRGHRQLPIRADYVGKNIPTALAESVKVTLAETDGADEVRLYGEVALS from the coding sequence GTGGCCTACCCATCGGCTGCCCATTCGTCGCCGCCGCGACAACCCTCGGTGAAGGTGATCCTGACCAGCGCCGACGTGCAACGCGTCGTCGACCGGATCGCACACCAGATCCTCGAGAAGACCCAGGGCGCCGGCGACACCGTGTTGTTGGGCATCCCGACCCGTGGCGCCCCGCTCGCCCGGCGCCTCGCCGCGCGGATCAGCGCCTTCGAGGACGTCTCCGTTCCGGTCGGCGTGCTGGACATCACGCTCTACCGCGACGACCTGCGCCGCAACGCCACCCGGGCGGTCGGTCCGACCCAGCTCCCGGCCGGCGGCATCGACGGCATGCGGGTGGTCCTCGTCGACGACGTGCTCTTCTCCGGCCGCACGGTCCGCGCCGCGCTGGACGCGCTCGGCGATCTCGGACGGCCCTCCTCGGTGCAACTCGCCGTGTTGGTCGACCGGGGCCACCGGCAGTTGCCGATCCGCGCCGACTACGTGGGCAAGAACATCCCGACGGCCCTCGCCGAGAGCGTCAAGGTCACGCTCGCCGAGACTGACGGTGCCGACGAGGTCCGTCTCTACGGGGAGGTAGCCCTCTCGTGA
- a CDS encoding aspartate carbamoyltransferase catalytic subunit, giving the protein MIRHLLSGADLDAETATQILDTAGEMSAVAGREVKKLPALRGRTVVNLFYEDSTRTRISFEAAAKRLSADVINFSAKGSSVAKGESLKDTALTLQAMGADAVVVRHPASGAPHRLADWVDGSVVNAGDGTHEHPTQALLDAYTMRSRLGRLAGLSVAVVGDVLHSRVARSNVLLLSTLGAKVTLVGPPTLIPRDIVAALAPGTDVCYDLDAVLPSSDVVMMLRVQRERMGDSYFPSAREYARRYGLDGPRMRRLPEHAIVMHPGPMNRGMEITPEVADSPRSTIVEQVANGVSVRMAVLYLLLGGNNR; this is encoded by the coding sequence GTGATCAGGCACCTGCTCTCCGGCGCCGACCTGGACGCCGAGACCGCGACCCAGATCCTGGACACCGCCGGGGAGATGTCCGCGGTGGCCGGGCGTGAGGTGAAGAAGCTGCCCGCGCTGCGCGGCCGGACGGTGGTGAACCTGTTCTACGAGGACTCCACCCGTACCCGGATCTCCTTCGAGGCGGCGGCGAAGCGGCTCAGCGCCGACGTGATCAACTTTTCCGCGAAGGGTTCCAGCGTCGCCAAGGGCGAGAGCCTGAAGGACACCGCGTTGACCCTCCAGGCGATGGGCGCCGACGCGGTGGTGGTCCGCCATCCTGCCTCCGGTGCCCCGCACCGCCTCGCCGACTGGGTCGACGGCTCGGTGGTCAACGCCGGTGACGGCACCCACGAGCACCCGACGCAGGCGCTGCTCGACGCGTACACGATGCGCTCCCGGCTGGGCCGCCTGGCCGGCCTGTCGGTCGCGGTGGTGGGCGACGTGCTGCACTCCCGGGTGGCCCGCTCGAACGTGCTGCTGCTGTCCACGCTCGGCGCGAAGGTGACCCTGGTCGGGCCGCCGACGCTCATCCCGCGCGACATCGTCGCCGCCCTCGCTCCCGGCACCGACGTCTGCTACGACCTGGACGCGGTGCTGCCGTCGTCGGACGTGGTGATGATGCTGCGGGTGCAGCGGGAGCGGATGGGCGACTCCTACTTCCCGTCCGCCCGCGAGTACGCCCGCCGCTACGGCCTGGACGGCCCGCGGATGCGCCGGCTTCCGGAGCACGCGATCGTCATGCACCCCGGTCCGATGAACCGGGGCATGGAGATCACGCCGGAGGTCGCCGACTCGCCCCGCTCCACCATCGTCGAACAGGTCGCCAACGGGGTCTCCGTGCGGATGGCCGTCCTCTATCTGCTGCTCGGGGGGAACAACCGGTGA
- a CDS encoding dihydroorotase, with protein sequence MNSYLIRNVSVLGAAPTDLLIRDGVVAEAGAGLSAPDATVVEAAGLVALPGLVDLHTHLREPGREDAETVETGSRSAALGGYTAVCAMANTSPVADTAGVVEQVWRLGREAGLVDVQPIGAVTVGLAGERLAELGAMADSAARVRIFSDDGHCVADPRLMRRALEYVKAFDGIIAQHAEEPRLTEGAQMHEGEVSTRLGLTGWPAVAEEAIIARDVLLAEHVGSRLHVCHVSTAGSVEVLRQAKARGVRVTAEVTPHHLLLTDTLVGGGSELASPEVADGWSPAGSYDPVFKVNPPLRTATDIAALRAALVDGVIDIVATDHAPHAVEDKECEWAYARPGMLGLETALSIALDVLGPEWDLIAERMSRTPARIAGLTEHGHDPAPGIPANLTLVDPEVRRVIEPAEMASRSRNTPYARMTLPGRIVATFLRGEATVLDGKAIK encoded by the coding sequence GTGAACTCGTACCTGATCAGGAACGTCAGCGTGCTCGGTGCCGCACCGACCGACCTGCTGATCCGCGACGGCGTGGTCGCCGAGGCCGGCGCGGGGCTCTCCGCGCCGGACGCGACCGTGGTCGAGGCCGCCGGGCTGGTCGCCCTGCCGGGCCTGGTCGACCTGCACACACACCTGCGCGAGCCGGGCCGGGAGGACGCCGAGACGGTCGAGACGGGGTCGCGGTCGGCGGCGCTGGGCGGGTACACGGCGGTCTGCGCGATGGCGAACACCTCGCCGGTGGCGGACACCGCCGGGGTGGTCGAGCAGGTGTGGCGGCTCGGTCGGGAGGCCGGGCTGGTCGACGTGCAGCCGATCGGCGCGGTCACCGTCGGGCTGGCCGGTGAGCGCCTCGCCGAGCTGGGCGCGATGGCCGACTCCGCCGCCCGGGTGCGGATCTTCTCCGACGACGGGCACTGCGTCGCCGACCCCCGGCTGATGCGCCGCGCGCTGGAGTATGTCAAGGCGTTCGACGGCATCATCGCCCAGCACGCCGAGGAGCCCCGGCTCACCGAGGGCGCGCAGATGCACGAGGGCGAGGTCTCCACCCGGCTGGGCCTGACCGGCTGGCCGGCGGTGGCCGAGGAGGCCATCATCGCCCGGGACGTGCTGCTGGCCGAGCACGTCGGCAGCCGACTGCACGTCTGCCACGTCTCCACCGCCGGCAGCGTCGAGGTGCTGCGCCAGGCGAAGGCCCGGGGGGTACGGGTCACCGCCGAGGTGACCCCGCACCACCTGCTGCTCACCGACACTCTGGTCGGTGGGGGAAGCGAGCTGGCCAGCCCGGAGGTCGCGGACGGATGGAGCCCGGCCGGGTCGTACGACCCGGTCTTCAAGGTGAACCCGCCGCTGCGGACCGCCACCGACATCGCCGCCCTGCGGGCCGCCCTGGTCGACGGGGTGATCGACATCGTGGCCACCGACCACGCCCCGCACGCGGTGGAGGACAAGGAGTGCGAGTGGGCGTACGCCCGGCCCGGGATGCTCGGGCTGGAGACGGCGCTGTCGATCGCGCTCGACGTGCTCGGCCCGGAGTGGGACCTGATCGCCGAGCGGATGTCGCGCACGCCGGCGCGGATCGCCGGTCTGACCGAGCACGGGCACGACCCGGCGCCGGGCATACCGGCCAACCTGACCCTGGTCGACCCGGAGGTCCGCCGGGTGATCGAGCCGGCCGAGATGGCCAGTCGTAGCCGCAACACCCCGTACGCCCGGATGACGCTGCCGGGTCGCATCGTGGCGACCTTCCTGCGTGGCGAGGCGACGGTCCTGGACGGAAAGGCAATCAAGTGA
- the carA gene encoding glutamine-hydrolyzing carbamoyl-phosphate synthase small subunit — MSRRRPAILVLEDGRTFHGESYGSVGETFGEAVFNTGMTGYQETLTDPSYHRQVVVQTAPHIGNTGVNGEDDESRRIWVAGYVVRDPARASSNWRATGGLEDRLGTEGIVGISGVDTRALTRHLRERGAMRVGISSVEDDPRALLARVRESPQMLGADLSAEVTTAEPYVVRAEGEHRFTVAALDLGIKRNVPRRLAARGVTTHVMPAHSSIEDLLATGADAVFFSPGPGDPATADGPVGLAREVLRRRMPLFGICFGSQILGRALGFGTYKLGYGHRGINQPVIDRVTGKVEVTSHNHGFAVEVPGVTPGAVVPDQVIETEFGGVQVSHLCLNDNVVEGLRARDVPAFTVQYHPEAAAGPHDADYLFDRFAELIEGRTHSEGRTNA; from the coding sequence GTGAGTCGTAGGCGTCCCGCGATTCTCGTCCTGGAGGACGGTCGCACGTTCCACGGCGAGTCGTACGGCAGCGTCGGGGAGACCTTCGGCGAGGCGGTGTTCAACACCGGCATGACCGGTTACCAGGAGACGCTGACCGACCCGTCGTACCACCGTCAGGTCGTCGTGCAGACCGCCCCGCACATCGGCAACACCGGGGTCAACGGCGAGGACGACGAGTCACGACGCATCTGGGTGGCCGGGTACGTGGTGCGTGACCCGGCCCGGGCCAGCTCGAACTGGCGGGCCACCGGTGGCCTGGAGGACCGGCTCGGCACCGAGGGCATCGTCGGCATCAGCGGGGTGGACACCCGGGCGTTGACCCGGCACCTGCGCGAGCGCGGCGCGATGCGGGTCGGTATCTCCAGCGTCGAGGACGACCCGCGGGCGCTGCTGGCCCGGGTACGCGAGTCGCCGCAGATGCTCGGCGCGGACCTCTCCGCCGAGGTGACCACGGCGGAGCCGTACGTGGTGCGGGCCGAGGGCGAGCACCGGTTCACGGTGGCCGCGCTCGACCTGGGGATCAAGCGCAACGTGCCGCGTCGGCTCGCCGCCCGTGGGGTGACCACGCACGTCATGCCGGCGCACTCGTCCATCGAGGACCTGCTGGCGACCGGGGCGGACGCGGTCTTCTTCTCGCCCGGTCCGGGCGACCCGGCCACCGCCGACGGGCCGGTCGGGTTGGCCCGGGAGGTGCTGCGGCGGCGGATGCCGCTGTTCGGCATCTGCTTCGGCAGCCAGATCCTGGGGCGGGCGCTCGGCTTCGGCACCTACAAGCTCGGTTACGGCCACCGGGGCATCAACCAGCCGGTCATCGACCGGGTCACCGGCAAGGTGGAGGTGACCAGCCACAACCACGGCTTCGCGGTGGAGGTGCCCGGCGTGACGCCGGGTGCGGTGGTGCCGGACCAGGTGATCGAGACCGAGTTCGGCGGCGTGCAGGTGAGCCATCTCTGCCTCAACGACAACGTGGTCGAGGGGCTGCGGGCCCGGGACGTGCCCGCCTTCACCGTCCAGTACCACCCGGAAGCGGCAGCCGGTCCGCACGACGCGGACTATCTCTTCGACCGGTTCGCCGAGTTGATCGAGGGCCGGACCCACAGCGAGGGGCGTACGAATGCCTAA
- the carB gene encoding carbamoyl-phosphate synthase large subunit: MPKRTDLKHILVIGSGPIIIGQACEFDYSGTQACRVLRSEGIRVSLVNSNPATIMTDPEFADATYVEPITPEFVELVIAKERPDAVLPTLGGQTALNTAVALHEAGVLDKYGVELIGADVEAIRRGEDRQLFKDIVAKAGVRIGIEDPAGLVPRSRVCHSMDEVRETAGELGLPVVIRPSFTMGGLGSGMAHTDADLERIAGAGLDASPVHEVLIEESVLGWKEYELELMRDRHDNVVVVCSIENVDPMGVHTGDSVTVAPAMTLTDREYQDLRDLGIAVLREVGVDTGGCNIQFAINPADGRIVVIEMNPRVSRSSALASKATGFPIAKIAAKLAIGYTLDEIPNDITLKTPAAFEPSLDYVVVKIPRFAFEKFPGADPELTTTMKSVGEAMSLGRNFTEALNKAMRSLETKATGFWTLPDPADATKENTLAALGVPHDGRLYTVERALRLGASIAEVSAASGGIDPWFLDQIAGLVELRAEIVAAPVLDAGLLRRAKRAGLSDRQLAVLRPELAAEDGVRTLRHRLDVRPVYKTVDTCAAEFEASTPYHYSSYDSETEVVGSARPKVLILGSGPNRIGQGIEFDYSCVHAVQALREAPAGPAGAGGFETVMINCNPETVSTDYDTADRLYFEPLTFEDVLEVWHAEDTSGREAGGPGVIGVIVQLGGQTPLGLAQRLKDAGVPVVGTSPESIHLAEERGAFGALLARAGLRAPAHGTATSYEEAKGIADEIGYPVLVRPSYVLGGRGMEIVYDDVTLRDYIGRATDISPDHPVLVDRFLDDAIEIDVDALCDADGEVYLGGIMEHIEEAGIHSGDSSCALPPITLASSHVAQVRGYTEAIARGIGVRGLLNVQYALKDDALYVLEANPRASRTVPFVSKATAVPLAKAAARIALGATVAELRAEGMLPATGDGGSLPPDAPIAVKEAVLPFKRFRTPAGKGVDSLLGPEMKSTGEVMGIDTAFGHAFAKSQSAAYGSLPTQGKIFVSVANRDKRGMIFPVKRLADLGFEIVATSGTAEVLRRHGIACELAAKHYEAGADDDAVSLIRSGRVALVINTPQGSGASARSDGYEIRSAAVTADIPCVTTVPGAAAAVMGIEALIRGDMQVRPLQDLHATLRASR; encoded by the coding sequence ATGCCTAAGCGGACCGATCTCAAGCACATCCTGGTGATCGGCTCCGGGCCGATCATCATCGGGCAGGCCTGCGAGTTCGACTACTCCGGCACCCAGGCCTGCCGGGTGCTGCGCAGCGAGGGGATCCGGGTCAGCCTGGTCAACTCGAACCCGGCGACCATCATGACCGACCCGGAGTTCGCCGACGCCACCTACGTCGAGCCGATCACTCCGGAGTTCGTGGAGCTGGTCATCGCCAAGGAGCGGCCGGACGCCGTGCTGCCCACGCTGGGCGGGCAGACCGCGCTGAACACCGCCGTGGCGCTGCACGAGGCCGGTGTGCTCGACAAGTACGGCGTCGAGCTGATCGGCGCGGACGTCGAGGCGATCCGTCGCGGTGAGGACCGGCAGCTGTTCAAGGACATCGTGGCCAAGGCCGGCGTACGCATCGGGATCGAGGACCCGGCCGGGCTGGTGCCGCGGTCGCGGGTCTGCCACTCGATGGACGAGGTCCGCGAGACGGCCGGTGAGTTGGGTCTGCCGGTGGTGATCCGGCCGTCGTTCACCATGGGCGGCCTCGGTTCGGGCATGGCGCACACCGACGCCGACCTGGAGCGCATCGCCGGTGCCGGGCTGGACGCCAGCCCGGTGCACGAGGTGCTGATCGAGGAGAGCGTGCTCGGCTGGAAGGAGTACGAGCTCGAACTGATGCGGGACCGCCACGACAACGTGGTGGTGGTCTGCTCGATCGAGAACGTCGACCCGATGGGCGTGCACACCGGCGACAGCGTGACCGTGGCGCCGGCCATGACGTTGACCGACCGGGAGTACCAGGACCTGCGTGACCTGGGCATCGCGGTGCTGCGTGAGGTCGGCGTGGACACCGGCGGCTGCAACATCCAGTTCGCCATCAACCCGGCCGACGGCCGGATCGTGGTCATCGAGATGAATCCCCGGGTGTCGCGTTCCTCGGCGCTGGCCTCGAAGGCGACCGGGTTCCCGATCGCGAAGATCGCCGCGAAGCTGGCCATCGGCTACACCCTGGACGAGATCCCCAACGACATCACCCTCAAGACGCCGGCGGCCTTCGAGCCGTCGCTCGACTACGTGGTGGTGAAGATCCCCCGGTTCGCGTTCGAGAAGTTCCCCGGCGCGGACCCGGAGCTGACCACCACGATGAAGTCCGTCGGCGAGGCGATGAGCCTCGGGCGCAACTTCACCGAGGCGCTGAACAAGGCGATGCGTTCGCTGGAGACCAAGGCGACGGGTTTCTGGACCCTGCCCGACCCGGCGGACGCGACGAAGGAGAACACCCTCGCGGCGTTGGGCGTACCGCACGACGGCCGGCTCTACACGGTGGAGCGGGCGCTGCGGTTGGGCGCCTCGATCGCCGAGGTCAGCGCCGCCTCCGGCGGGATCGACCCGTGGTTCCTGGACCAGATCGCCGGGTTGGTCGAGCTGCGTGCCGAGATCGTGGCCGCGCCGGTGCTCGACGCCGGACTGCTGCGCCGGGCCAAGCGGGCCGGGCTCTCCGACCGGCAGCTGGCCGTGCTGCGTCCGGAGCTGGCCGCCGAGGACGGGGTACGCACGCTGCGGCACCGGCTGGACGTCCGGCCGGTCTACAAGACGGTGGACACCTGCGCCGCCGAGTTCGAGGCGAGCACTCCTTACCACTACTCCTCGTACGACTCCGAGACCGAGGTGGTCGGCTCGGCGCGGCCGAAGGTGCTGATCCTCGGTTCCGGGCCGAACCGCATCGGGCAGGGCATCGAGTTCGACTACTCCTGCGTGCACGCGGTCCAGGCGTTGCGGGAGGCGCCGGCCGGTCCGGCCGGCGCCGGCGGGTTCGAGACCGTCATGATCAACTGCAACCCGGAGACGGTCTCCACCGACTACGACACCGCCGACCGGCTCTACTTCGAGCCGCTCACGTTCGAGGACGTGCTGGAGGTCTGGCACGCCGAGGACACCTCCGGCCGGGAGGCCGGCGGGCCGGGCGTGATCGGGGTGATCGTGCAGCTCGGCGGGCAGACGCCGCTCGGGCTGGCGCAGCGGCTCAAGGACGCCGGGGTGCCGGTGGTGGGCACCTCCCCGGAGTCGATCCACCTGGCCGAGGAACGTGGCGCGTTCGGGGCGTTGCTGGCCCGGGCCGGGCTGCGGGCGCCGGCACACGGCACCGCCACCTCGTACGAGGAGGCGAAGGGGATCGCCGACGAGATCGGCTACCCGGTGCTGGTCCGCCCCTCGTACGTGCTCGGCGGGCGGGGCATGGAGATCGTCTACGACGACGTGACGCTGCGCGACTACATCGGGCGGGCCACCGACATCTCGCCGGACCATCCGGTGCTGGTGGACCGGTTCCTGGACGACGCCATCGAGATCGACGTGGACGCGCTCTGCGACGCCGACGGTGAGGTGTACCTCGGCGGGATCATGGAGCACATCGAGGAGGCCGGCATCCACTCCGGCGACTCCTCGTGCGCGCTGCCGCCGATCACCCTGGCCAGTTCCCACGTGGCCCAGGTGCGCGGGTACACCGAGGCGATCGCCCGGGGCATCGGCGTACGCGGCCTGCTCAACGTGCAGTACGCGCTCAAGGACGACGCGCTGTACGTGCTGGAGGCCAACCCGCGTGCCTCGCGGACGGTGCCGTTCGTCTCCAAGGCCACGGCGGTGCCGCTGGCCAAGGCGGCGGCCCGGATCGCGCTCGGCGCCACCGTCGCGGAGCTGCGCGCCGAGGGCATGCTTCCGGCGACCGGGGATGGTGGCTCGCTGCCGCCGGACGCCCCGATCGCGGTGAAGGAGGCGGTGCTGCCGTTCAAGCGGTTCCGCACGCCGGCCGGCAAGGGGGTGGACTCGCTGCTCGGTCCGGAGATGAAGTCGACCGGCGAGGTGATGGGCATCGACACCGCCTTCGGGCACGCCTTCGCCAAGTCCCAGTCGGCCGCGTACGGCTCGCTGCCCACCCAGGGCAAGATCTTCGTGTCGGTGGCGAACCGCGACAAGCGCGGCATGATCTTCCCGGTGAAGCGCCTGGCCGACCTGGGCTTCGAGATCGTGGCGACCAGCGGCACCGCCGAGGTGCTGCGCCGCCACGGCATCGCCTGCGAGCTGGCGGCCAAGCACTACGAGGCCGGTGCCGACGACGACGCCGTCTCGCTGATCCGCTCCGGTCGGGTGGCGCTGGTGATCAACACTCCGCAGGGTTCCGGCGCGAGTGCCCGCTCCGACGGGTACGAGATCCGCAGCGCGGCGGTGACCGCGGACATCCCGTGCGTCACCACGGTGCCCGGTGCCGCCGCTGCGGTGATGGGCATCGAGGCCCTGATCCGGGGCGACATGCAGGTACGCCCGTTGCAGGACCTGCACGCCACTCTGCGGGCCAGCCGGTGA
- a CDS encoding quinone-dependent dihydroorotate dehydrogenase: MIFERTLRRGLFRIGGGDAEAAHEWTLRRLAALSGRPVALAALRARYAVPAPRTVFGVRFPNPVGLAAGMDKDGAALPAWPALGFGFVEVGTVTAYPQPGNPRPRLFRLPDSEAVINRMGFNNAGAEALAARLAALPRPLGVPLGISLGKSKVTPLDEAVEDYRASYHALRGHGDYFAVNVSSPNTPGLRALQDRAHLDALLAALVGEKPVLVKIAPDLTDAAIAELLEVCLARGAAGVIATNTTLGRTGLAPADEARSAETGGLSGRPLADRARQVVSFVHTETGGRLPIIGVGGIVDPDDAARMFDAGASLVQLYTGFIYRGPALPRAVARAAAAAPAPATTGS, from the coding sequence GTGATCTTCGAGCGGACGCTGCGGCGCGGGCTGTTCCGCATCGGTGGTGGTGACGCCGAGGCGGCGCACGAGTGGACGCTGCGCCGGTTGGCCGCCCTCTCCGGGCGGCCGGTCGCGCTGGCGGCACTGCGGGCCCGGTACGCCGTGCCCGCCCCCCGTACGGTCTTCGGGGTGCGGTTCCCCAACCCGGTCGGCCTGGCGGCCGGGATGGACAAGGACGGTGCCGCGCTGCCGGCGTGGCCGGCGCTCGGCTTCGGCTTCGTCGAGGTCGGCACGGTCACCGCGTACCCGCAGCCGGGCAACCCTCGGCCGCGGCTGTTCCGGCTGCCGGACAGCGAGGCCGTGATCAACCGGATGGGGTTCAACAACGCCGGGGCCGAGGCGCTGGCCGCCCGGCTCGCGGCGTTGCCCCGTCCGCTCGGCGTACCGCTGGGGATCTCGCTGGGCAAGTCGAAGGTGACGCCGCTGGACGAGGCGGTGGAGGACTACCGGGCGTCGTACCACGCGTTGCGCGGGCACGGCGACTACTTCGCGGTCAACGTCTCCTCGCCGAACACGCCGGGGTTGCGCGCGTTGCAGGACCGCGCCCACCTGGATGCGCTGCTGGCCGCGCTGGTGGGGGAGAAGCCGGTGCTGGTGAAGATCGCGCCGGACCTGACCGACGCGGCCATCGCCGAGCTGCTGGAGGTCTGCCTGGCCCGGGGCGCGGCCGGGGTGATCGCCACGAACACCACCCTCGGCCGCACCGGGCTCGCCCCGGCCGACGAGGCCCGGTCCGCCGAGACCGGGGGGCTCTCCGGCCGCCCGCTGGCCGACCGGGCCCGGCAGGTGGTGTCCTTCGTGCACACCGAGACCGGTGGCCGGCTGCCGATCATCGGCGTGGGCGGCATCGTGGACCCCGACGACGCCGCCCGGATGTTCGACGCGGGCGCCAGTCTGGTCCAGCTCTACACCGGCTTCATCTACCGGGGGCCGGCTCTGCCCCGCGCGGTCGCCCGCGCGGCGGCGGCTGCCCCGGCTCCGGCCACGACCGGGTCGTGA
- a CDS encoding adenosylmethionine--8-amino-7-oxononanoate transaminase: MTPEEILTADAAHVWHPYAALPPAVPPYLVTEAEGVRLRLADGRTLVDGMSSWWSAIHGYRHPVLDAAVTDQLGRMSHVMFGGLTHEPAVRLARTLVELAPEGLAHVFLADSGSVSVEVAVKMCLQYQRAVGRPERRRLGTWRGGYHGDTFHPMSVCDPEGGMHHLWGDVLPRQVFAPVPPGGFASDPDPAYEAALVEAVERHAHELAAVIVEPVVQGAGGMRFHHPHYLRVLREVTRAHGVLLIFDEIATGFGRTGTMFAAEHAGVSPDVMCVGKALTGGYLTLAAALCTAEVARGIRTGGVLAHGPTFMGNPLACAVANASLGLLRAGDWAGEVARLQRGLHDGLEPLRGAPGVTDVRVLGGIGVVQLDHEVDVAAATAAAVAEGVWLRPFRDLVYTMPPYVTSDADLARVATGVAAAIRAG, from the coding sequence ATGACGCCGGAGGAGATCCTCACCGCCGACGCGGCGCACGTCTGGCACCCGTACGCGGCGCTGCCGCCGGCGGTGCCGCCGTACCTGGTGACGGAGGCCGAGGGCGTACGGCTGCGGCTGGCCGACGGCCGCACGCTCGTCGACGGCATGTCGTCCTGGTGGTCGGCGATCCACGGTTACCGGCATCCGGTGCTGGACGCGGCGGTGACCGACCAGCTCGGCCGGATGAGCCACGTGATGTTCGGCGGGCTGACCCACGAACCGGCCGTGCGGTTGGCCCGGACCCTGGTCGAGTTGGCGCCGGAGGGGTTGGCGCACGTGTTCCTGGCCGACTCCGGGTCGGTCAGCGTCGAGGTCGCGGTGAAGATGTGCCTGCAGTACCAGCGGGCCGTCGGTCGGCCGGAGCGCCGCCGGCTGGGCACCTGGCGGGGCGGGTACCACGGCGACACGTTCCACCCGATGAGCGTCTGTGATCCCGAGGGCGGCATGCACCACCTCTGGGGCGACGTGCTGCCCCGGCAGGTGTTCGCGCCGGTGCCGCCCGGTGGCTTCGCGTCCGATCCCGACCCGGCGTACGAGGCGGCGCTGGTGGAGGCGGTGGAGCGGCACGCCCACGAACTGGCGGCGGTGATCGTCGAGCCGGTCGTCCAGGGGGCCGGTGGGATGCGTTTCCACCATCCGCACTACCTGCGGGTGCTGCGGGAGGTGACCCGGGCGCACGGGGTACTGCTGATCTTCGACGAGATCGCCACCGGCTTCGGTCGGACCGGGACGATGTTCGCCGCCGAGCACGCCGGGGTCAGCCCGGACGTGATGTGCGTCGGCAAGGCGCTCACCGGCGGCTACCTGACGCTGGCCGCCGCGCTCTGCACGGCGGAGGTGGCGCGGGGCATCCGGACCGGCGGGGTCCTGGCGCACGGCCCGACGTTCATGGGCAACCCGCTCGCCTGCGCGGTCGCCAACGCCTCGCTGGGACTGCTGCGGGCCGGTGACTGGGCCGGTGAGGTGGCGCGGCTCCAGCGCGGCCTGCATGACGGGCTGGAGCCGCTGCGCGGCGCACCGGGCGTGACGGACGTGCGGGTGCTCGGCGGGATCGGCGTCGTGCAGCTGGACCACGAGGTGGACGTCGCCGCCGCCACCGCCGCCGCGGTGGCCGAGGGCGTGTGGCTGCGGCCGTTCCGGGATCTGGTCTACACGATGCCGCCGTACGTCACCTCGGACGCCGATCTGGCACGGGTGGCGACCGGTGTCGCGGCAGCTATCAGGGCGGGCTGA
- the pyrF gene encoding orotidine-5'-phosphate decarboxylase → MESFGTRLHRAVDERGPLCVGIDPHPELLAKWGLDDDVDGLRRFARTVVDALGDRVAVVKPQSAFFERFGSQGVAVLESTIRQLRDSGSLVLLDVKRGDIGSTVRAYASAYLDPSSPMYVDAVTASPFLGVGSLAPMFELAVEHGGGVFVLALTSNPEGASVQRARGADGRTVAQTVIDEISQLNAGAAPLGSIGLVVGATVGETGCDLSAVNGPLLAPGLGAQGATADDLRVVFGSALTSVLPSYSREVLGAGPRPEALRAAAERAVADCRAALAMS, encoded by the coding sequence ATGGAGAGTTTCGGCACGCGGCTGCACCGGGCGGTCGACGAGCGGGGTCCGCTCTGCGTAGGCATCGATCCCCATCCGGAACTGCTGGCGAAGTGGGGGCTCGACGACGACGTCGACGGGTTGCGACGCTTCGCCCGGACCGTCGTGGACGCCCTCGGTGACCGGGTTGCGGTGGTCAAGCCCCAGTCGGCCTTCTTCGAGCGGTTCGGGTCTCAAGGGGTGGCGGTACTTGAGTCAACTATCCGACAGTTACGAGATTCCGGATCGCTCGTTCTGCTGGACGTCAAGCGCGGCGACATCGGTTCGACCGTCCGCGCGTACGCCTCGGCGTACCTGGACCCATCCAGTCCCATGTATGTCGACGCGGTGACCGCGAGCCCCTTCCTGGGGGTCGGCTCGCTCGCTCCGATGTTCGAGCTGGCCGTCGAGCACGGCGGCGGAGTCTTCGTCCTGGCGCTCACCTCCAACCCCGAGGGCGCCTCGGTCCAGCGTGCGCGCGGTGCCGACGGGCGCACCGTCGCGCAGACCGTGATCGACGAGATTTCCCAGCTCAACGCGGGTGCCGCCCCGCTGGGGAGCATCGGCCTGGTGGTCGGTGCGACGGTCGGCGAAACCGGCTGCGACCTCTCCGCGGTGAACGGTCCGCTGCTCGCACCCGGGCTCGGCGCACAGGGCGCCACGGCCGACGATCTACGGGTCGTCTTCGGTTCGGCCCTTACCTCCGTGCTGCCCTCGTACTCCCGGGAGGTGTTGGGAGCGGGCCCACGGCCGGAGGCGCTGCGGGCCGCGGCGGAGCGCGCCGTGGCGGACTGCCGGGCGGCCCTGGCGATGTCATGA